A genome region from Tolypothrix sp. PCC 7712 includes the following:
- the purN gene encoding phosphoribosylglycinamide formyltransferase, which produces MSNNSTIDTATTSLISPNISHEVLKTSTPLKLGILASGNGSNFEAVAQAIAGGQLNAQIQVLIYNNPDAKAAVRAANWGVEAVLLNHRDCKNRQKFDGQIVQTLQQYDVDWVILAGWMRLLTPVLIDAFPDRIINIHPSLLPSFKGIHAVEQALAAGVKITGCTVHLVCLEVDSGPIIIQAAVPVLADDTAATLHARIQVEEHRILPQAIALAAHRRSLILNHA; this is translated from the coding sequence ATGAGTAATAATTCTACAATCGATACTGCTACAACTAGTTTGATTTCGCCCAACATTTCTCATGAGGTCTTAAAAACCAGCACTCCTTTAAAATTAGGCATTCTCGCCTCAGGAAATGGCAGCAATTTTGAGGCGGTAGCCCAAGCTATTGCAGGCGGACAGCTAAACGCCCAAATTCAAGTTTTGATTTACAACAACCCTGATGCTAAGGCTGCTGTGCGGGCAGCGAATTGGGGTGTAGAGGCGGTATTGTTGAATCACCGCGATTGCAAAAATCGACAAAAGTTTGATGGGCAAATTGTACAGACTTTGCAGCAGTACGATGTAGATTGGGTAATTTTAGCTGGCTGGATGCGGCTATTAACACCAGTATTAATTGATGCTTTTCCTGACAGAATTATTAATATTCATCCCAGCTTGCTACCAAGTTTCAAAGGTATTCATGCGGTAGAACAAGCTTTGGCGGCTGGGGTAAAAATTACTGGTTGTACGGTGCATTTAGTATGTTTAGAAGTAGACAGCGGCCCTATTATCATCCAAGCAGCAGTACCAGTGTTAGCAGATGATACCGCAGCAACGCTTCACGCCAGGATTCAAGTTGAGGAACACCGAATTTTACCACAGGCGATCGCACTAGCCGCACACAGGCGATCGCTCATCCTCAATCATGCTTAA
- a CDS encoding GDYXXLXY domain-containing protein — translation MKSNASESNKSSASESNKSSNKSNQGWSPEAEFSGKLTFRDYLIATEQKANQPLPFWRLLVPLLIQTGLIMAVPTQAVYTDVAGKTVILQSASVDPDDVRQNYAINLDYNISRIATLRRLPGWQELLRQNRGRTRQLAEGTNLYVTLEEREFSGRGVPSAWRPIRVSGRRPTNLANDQVALKGVYRDGVVNYGVETYYIPEEQRQRISRDISRALDSREGRRQPIVVKVKVDPQGNAVPISLWVRDRNYRFE, via the coding sequence ATGAAAAGTAATGCCTCCGAATCAAATAAATCCAGCGCTTCTGAATCGAATAAATCATCAAATAAATCTAATCAAGGTTGGTCTCCCGAAGCTGAATTTTCTGGAAAGCTGACTTTTCGGGATTATTTAATTGCTACTGAACAAAAAGCAAACCAACCTTTACCTTTTTGGCGGTTACTGGTTCCCCTGTTAATTCAAACAGGGTTGATTATGGCAGTACCGACCCAAGCTGTTTACACAGATGTTGCAGGCAAAACTGTGATTTTGCAAAGTGCGTCTGTAGATCCTGATGATGTGCGGCAAAATTACGCCATCAATTTAGACTATAACATTTCCCGAATTGCAACTTTGAGAAGACTACCTGGCTGGCAGGAGTTGCTAAGGCAAAATAGGGGTAGAACTAGACAATTGGCAGAAGGAACCAATTTGTATGTAACTCTGGAAGAGAGAGAATTTTCTGGTCGTGGTGTTCCGTCTGCTTGGAGGCCAATAAGAGTTAGCGGAAGACGACCCACAAACCTAGCAAATGATCAGGTCGCCTTAAAAGGCGTATATCGGGATGGCGTTGTCAATTATGGCGTAGAGACATATTACATCCCAGAGGAACAAAGGCAACGGATTAGTAGAGATATTTCCCGTGCTTTAGACTCTCGTGAAGGAAGACGACAACCAATAGTAGTCAAAGTCAAAGTCGATCCTCAAGGTAATGCTGTACCTATTAGTTTATGGGTGCGCGATCGCAACTATCGCTTTGAATAA
- a CDS encoding carbohydrate ABC transporter permease — protein sequence MKTSRSSQMQLLDNDTVAAWVFLTPALILLGLFIIWPIAYLFYLSFTAGSFTSKGTYLVGFKNYWRLLLNSDFWQVLANTAYFTIATVIPSLVIPLGLAVLLNRSLALRGIIRSAYFLPSIISLVAAGLGFRWLFQTTGPVNGFLNIFGIPSIPWLGDTFWAMPVLILLSIWKQLGFNMVVFLAGLQAIPPSRYEAAELDGADGWQQFWHITLPGLRPTLIFAIITTAIFTLRSFEQVYVITGGGPLNSTNLLVYYIYQEAFGQFDFGYAAAAATVLLAVTLVLVYLQLRTWGEE from the coding sequence ATGAAAACATCCCGTTCCTCTCAGATGCAACTGCTAGATAATGATACAGTTGCCGCCTGGGTTTTTCTCACACCCGCACTGATTTTACTAGGTCTGTTTATCATTTGGCCGATCGCCTATTTGTTTTATCTCAGTTTTACAGCTGGTAGTTTTACCTCAAAAGGTACTTATCTCGTCGGCTTCAAAAATTATTGGCGCTTGCTGTTAAATTCCGATTTTTGGCAAGTTTTGGCTAATACCGCTTATTTTACGATTGCCACAGTAATTCCCAGTTTAGTGATTCCCCTAGGGCTAGCAGTACTATTAAATCGTTCTTTGGCTTTACGAGGCATCATCCGCAGCGCCTATTTTCTACCTTCAATTATTTCCTTAGTAGCTGCTGGCTTAGGATTTCGCTGGCTATTTCAAACCACTGGCCCCGTTAACGGATTTTTAAATATATTTGGCATTCCATCGATTCCTTGGTTAGGGGATACGTTTTGGGCTATGCCAGTACTTATTTTACTGAGTATTTGGAAACAACTCGGCTTTAATATGGTGGTGTTTTTAGCAGGGTTACAAGCTATTCCCCCCAGCCGTTACGAAGCTGCGGAATTGGATGGCGCAGATGGCTGGCAACAATTTTGGCATATCACCCTCCCCGGATTGCGACCAACTTTAATATTTGCGATTATTACCACTGCTATTTTTACCTTGCGGAGTTTTGAGCAAGTTTACGTAATTACAGGCGGCGGGCCGTTAAATTCAACGAATTTGCTAGTTTATTACATCTATCAAGAAGCTTTTGGTCAATTTGATTTTGGTTATGCAGCCGCAGCCGCAACGGTGTTATTAGCAGTAACTCTAGTTTTGGTGTATTTGCAATTGCGAACTTGGGGAGAAGAGTAG
- a CDS encoding RsmB/NOP family class I SAM-dependent RNA methyltransferase, which produces MEKPSNLLIKLAKRLFANVDIQEKFIAALINPQPFHPCILWCQSRPKISPFSVETPASWQPEFVDRLPLGEKPGKHPLHDQGDFYCLDFSSVFAAAPLLTISPSVKLIFDMCAAPGGKSIFAWKALQPELLISNEVIGKRLGMLISNLKRCQIKPSFVVNRDSSILAETIPLSSNLVLVDAPCSGQSLLAKGEKAPGCFHPTNINKCANRQKRIIANSARLVAPQGYLAYMTCTYSPEENEEVCEWFLQRFPQFEAIKVSNFQNYQSHLTDIPCYRLFPQDRLGAGAFTVLFKNTEVGETKEVDEEIFNQLGCREILSE; this is translated from the coding sequence ATGGAAAAACCTTCAAATCTATTAATTAAACTTGCAAAGCGTTTGTTTGCAAACGTTGATATTCAAGAGAAATTTATTGCAGCGCTGATTAATCCTCAACCTTTTCATCCTTGCATTTTATGGTGTCAATCAAGACCAAAAATTTCACCTTTTTCTGTAGAAACACCAGCTAGTTGGCAACCGGAATTTGTAGATAGGTTACCTTTAGGAGAAAAGCCAGGTAAACATCCTCTGCATGACCAAGGAGATTTTTATTGTCTGGATTTTTCTTCTGTATTTGCAGCAGCGCCTTTATTAACAATTTCACCATCGGTAAAGCTGATATTTGATATGTGTGCTGCACCGGGAGGCAAGAGTATCTTTGCGTGGAAGGCTTTGCAACCTGAATTACTAATTAGTAATGAGGTAATTGGTAAACGGTTAGGAATGTTAATTTCTAATTTGAAACGTTGCCAGATTAAACCCAGCTTTGTAGTTAATCGAGATTCTAGTATTTTGGCGGAAACTATACCATTATCTAGTAATTTGGTTTTAGTGGATGCTCCTTGTTCTGGGCAATCTTTACTCGCTAAAGGTGAAAAAGCACCAGGATGTTTTCACCCAACTAATATTAATAAATGTGCTAATCGGCAAAAACGGATTATAGCTAATTCTGCTAGATTGGTAGCGCCTCAAGGCTATTTAGCTTATATGACTTGTACCTATTCTCCAGAAGAAAATGAGGAAGTGTGTGAATGGTTTTTACAGAGATTTCCTCAATTTGAGGCAATTAAAGTGAGTAATTTCCAAAATTACCAATCGCATTTAACCGATATACCTTGTTATCGTCTGTTTCCCCAAGATAGGTTAGGAGCAGGAGCATTTACGGTACTGTTCAAAAATACAGAGGTTGGTGAGACAAAGGAGGTAGATGAAGAGATTTTTAATCAACTTGGTTGCAGAGAAATTTTATCTGAATGA
- a CDS encoding DUF2157 domain-containing protein, with product MIFDNFQQKIRKEAQLWRDEGIISASQYQQLADRYQFNNIEAATRDRSRMIAIAVGGILLVLGVIIFIAANWQEWSRDVKFILMISLFLSVTITGFYTWREPAQRKAEGKKLDRSKRSLGEALLILGAFILGANILLMAQVFNIAGSTAELFIAWGFGVVIMAYSLSLNSLGILGIVLVLIGYWSGLGDWWYTQGEWTWARLIVRHMPLISWLFFVPLAYFCRSRWIFGLAVFAFVSSLQFNLNPLQVLTYTDIAPWVASFAFALPPALLWSYDDLLFPTVNYRLFQPLARSLALFCFGFAFYILSFRWQWQFPENGYIPPTTNSNIFRSLPIIDIGILSGLAVLQWLFLLRQRNNPARREMVFNLILIGIFIGITALVPFWHQGITRISELGIFAFNVLLVILAWKLIQEGLKLNDRPAFWGGMLLLTLQVLSRVWEYNTDLLVKSLVFVMCGSVLISAGLWFERRQSEGKSKKSNS from the coding sequence ATGATATTCGATAATTTTCAGCAAAAAATACGCAAAGAAGCACAGCTGTGGCGAGACGAAGGCATAATTAGTGCTTCGCAATACCAACAGTTAGCAGACCGTTATCAATTTAACAACATAGAAGCAGCTACGCGCGATCGCTCGCGGATGATTGCGATCGCAGTTGGCGGTATCTTGTTAGTGTTAGGTGTGATTATTTTTATCGCCGCCAACTGGCAAGAATGGTCGCGAGATGTCAAGTTTATCTTGATGATCAGTTTGTTTCTATCTGTTACTATCACTGGTTTTTACACTTGGCGAGAACCTGCACAGCGGAAAGCGGAAGGCAAAAAACTTGACCGCAGCAAACGCTCATTAGGAGAGGCTTTACTGATATTAGGCGCTTTTATTTTAGGCGCAAATATCCTCTTGATGGCTCAAGTCTTCAATATTGCTGGTTCCACTGCGGAACTGTTTATTGCTTGGGGATTTGGGGTTGTGATCATGGCTTACAGCCTATCCTTAAATTCCTTGGGTATTCTGGGCATTGTCCTCGTCCTCATTGGTTATTGGAGTGGACTCGGAGACTGGTGGTACACTCAAGGCGAATGGACTTGGGCAAGATTAATTGTGCGACATATGCCCTTGATATCCTGGCTATTTTTTGTACCCTTAGCCTATTTTTGCCGATCGCGCTGGATTTTTGGATTAGCAGTTTTTGCTTTTGTCAGTTCCTTGCAATTCAACCTCAATCCCTTACAAGTACTAACTTACACTGATATTGCGCCGTGGGTGGCATCCTTCGCCTTTGCACTTCCACCAGCTTTATTGTGGAGTTACGATGACTTACTATTTCCCACGGTTAATTATCGCTTGTTTCAACCCCTAGCGCGTAGCCTGGCTTTATTCTGTTTTGGTTTTGCATTTTATATCTTGTCCTTTCGTTGGCAATGGCAATTTCCCGAAAATGGCTATATCCCGCCAACTACTAACAGCAACATCTTCAGAAGTCTTCCCATCATCGATATCGGGATTCTTAGTGGCTTGGCAGTCTTACAATGGTTATTTCTGCTGCGTCAACGCAATAATCCTGCCCGTCGAGAAATGGTTTTCAACCTGATCCTAATTGGGATATTTATTGGCATTACGGCTTTAGTACCTTTTTGGCATCAAGGTATTACTCGCATTAGCGAACTGGGAATTTTTGCCTTCAACGTTCTGTTAGTCATCTTAGCTTGGAAACTAATTCAAGAAGGATTGAAACTTAACGATAGACCCGCCTTCTGGGGCGGTATGCTATTGTTAACTTTACAAGTCCTCAGTCGGGTGTGGGAGTACAATACAGACTTGCTAGTCAAGTCGCTGGTTTTTGTAATGTGTGGTTCTGTACTAATTAGCGCCGGACTGTGGTTTGAACGTCGCCAATCTGAAGGAAAAAGTAAAAAAAGCAATTCGTAA